ACGCAATCTAAAaaaattcttttttaattcagagcgcgatttttccgtagtcggatttcaatttttacacttttatttttattataatctaaCTAAATGGTTGTCTACCCCTGCCACTTGTGAGGATTCTCTACTTCAATGCTAATTTTTGTCGTGTTGTGTATAAAAATTGGAACATTTATTGCAGAGGTGGAATAATTCGATTCAAGTAGGTAAGTTACTCACCTATTTCTGCGCTTTTTTTGGtatgacgtattgtagatttatctTGAATGGCGTGTCGATTGTGAGACCTATGATAGacttcatcaaacctggtgtattgagccgccaaagacaccTGATATGGATGATGAGTATTTACATTACAACCACTGCATAGGTACTTTCTTAAGTAAAAAGTAGCCGAGACCCacttcttaacgtgccctctgaagcacggagtaCGGGTGACAagtctgcaatatcctaactACTTAAACTAGGGATTATAAAGTGATTATTGTggtatgtccctaccgggattcgaactagtGTTCTTCGGTCGGGCctaccgctcaaccactgacctACAGTGGCCGTTAATAGCGTTCTGcctatcccattagggattctgtgtataaaattaaatggttatTTGCCTCGCGCCTTTTACGGTTCATATGAATTACGCACTTGACATACCCCTGAACTGAAATAATAACAATTGTAAGAATGTGCGATGTAGTTGATCTtgaaaactaaataataaataattgcaGAACTGATTTATGTTATATACCTGCCTAGACGCTCTAGGCCCCTGTCTCGGATATACagagcgttagtgacatcgtaaagaaaactttgaaggatgattcaggccatgattctgagttgatatcaagtggaattttccgtcgcaaaagtatggaacggaaaataattaaaacatcacAAACATTTTGATGAATTATCCGACATTAATTCCACttaaaatcaactcagaatcacggtctgaatcatccccctcagtattccttacagtgtcacaaacacccatacttacttgtatggctacctgtatgtactggtacgggatTTAAGTGACATCGGTAACTAAGGTGGCtgtttcagctcattattctgagttaatatcaagtggaactttcgatcgcaaaagtataattgaaaataataaaaaaaaatgatcatgaattttgcgacacaaaattccacttgatatcaactcagaatcacggtctgaatcacccaccttcgtattcgttacgatgtcactaacatcctgtatacctccgagaatttatttatttattgatatcgTGTATGAATTTCGAATATTCACAATTCACAATTTAAttcacaataaaatcataacaatatacaaattacatcgctatattgtcgtcatcctaattttaatattatattcatatacttgtttgttttataaatattatattccgTATAAAAAGTGTTATTAATAATACTAATCTTTTTTCTTGTGCATTTGAATATCAAGTACTTACACGTAATGttgtaattgtaatatttcTCATTTTGTTATAAATTTTAAGTGGATAGCTTTTTGggtaatataagtaattatgcTGTTGTTGTcccgaataaataaataaaaaaacacattttcgaCGTTGTGATGTTATAGTCTTGTTTTCgcgtgtggcgtccttttaataataaacaatttctattgtaAATTTTctgtgttttccttcaccactgtgCACAAAAACATATTAGGTCTGGGTAAAAAGATATAAAAGTAAGGGGTATTTTTTTACACGATTCTCTTAAAACTCACGCACATAGGATACTGCtaatcacagatcatataatactaggTAACTGCTAATAATATGTATTCTATATGCAAACCCAAGCTTAGTTGGTGATCATTTCCATTTGCCATAATAGGTATGACCTAAATGGTTAGAGGCCAGTAACTAACCAGTCTAGATCTAAATGTTATGTCACTGCTAACCTGTCCTAGCTATCTCTAGTTGTACTTAgctagatatacagggtgttaatgacattgtaacgaaaactttgagggatgattcagaccatgactctgagttgatatcaagtggaatttttcgtcgcaaaagtatggaactgaaaataattaaaaaaacactaaaatattcatgaattttctgacaggaaatacctcttgatatcaactcagaattatggtctgaatcatccccctcagtacacAACTTCCAAcggcagaaaattccacttgatatttaactcagaatcacggtctgaatcatctccctcagtattcgttacgttgttactaacaccctgtttatctATGTCAACATTTCTTAAATTAGCATTTACATTACATAAaactaacaattttattttttattaaaaaggactcgcgtttgaccacaatctcacctgatggtaagtgacaatgtggtctaggatggatcacgcttacttagcaaatgcctattcactctagccttgaagacttccagattataacgagttggaaaaacagacgacggcagacagtttaCTTTTCTATGTATAATAAGGTAATTATTGCGTAAGTGATGTCATGCCCTCACCGACAACAATTCGTTTACAACTAAGTTGGGGTAGTCTGTTATTGGCTTAGCGTGTACCTTGTATTAGTAAACACTATTGATGTATATTATTAAGCTGTTGATTACCTGAAtaagaaatacataaaataaaataaataatcacggTGTGGTGTAGCAGGGTGAGCTGTActccatctacggggtccacaggtggcggatagtggaacggtcatcagatatgatggttagttgcgaatataaaaataagcagtccccgaccaaacagcgacaggattagcagaacgtagtgggtagctcactgggacggactaacctataaaatgctacttaggttctatgacgatcttgtgacgtagcgagtaggcgccgctacttcaaaagcgcactcctgatgccgggcagcagcggtatcagtactggttggagaccgaggaaatggattctggtagggctctagctagaacatcaccgattgagaaattggtcggtgtactgcggaacggaaggagattggggcaaccaccgttctacacgccctatctatggagtaatgaaggcgattactccaccgacaagagcgcagctcttaaataaagagagagagagaaataatcACGATGTACTTCACtgcggtcctgtggttcaccgacttgcttctcaaacggggagctctggttcgaaccccggtaccgaacttacACCAaacgttattaatttatctaagtgcagttttcactaacacacttggTTCGACCAtattgacggcgatacggcttaccaagttaccacctatcacgttggtctaacagaaaactcggtgaagtgtgggtacttacgagtagttcatcttgcgatcgatgtacctctgactaccccaattgggatatagtcatgatcttatgttatgttttaataataGGGTGACAACCCTTGCTGTGATTGGTATAGGCGCTGTTTCTGCTTTACTAAGTCTAAGTCAGAATCAAACTCTGAACCTTTTCATTCAGGTAACTACAATTACCAaactgaccaaattggagatgtccttagaaaaggttcattcAGTACTATGTTCTCTGAatcggcgtgtgtgtatgaaacgattgatgaatgtggaggaagcaagagaagtgtgtcaggatcgaagcaaatggaattccatagtctttgcttaccccgatgggagaTAGacatgaatttatgtatgtatgtaagtgtatcattaatatgtatacactttggtaccatgtcacattaacttttttgacaaattgaattgtatgtctcactaaatgtcaaatatgttagtgcgacagagtcctaaagtggatacaatatattgctcatgactgtacaatgagATCACAAGCGTCTATGGACTTTTATATTGGTCaattttctcaaaaacaatagaaTATCAAGTTTACAGTAAGTACACAATTAAACTTTGCACCGTAATATAACTGCAAGTTGGTTCCTTGTTCTTTGCGTGTGAATTGTCTTATAAATGACAAGGCAAAAGCCTAGTACAATAATTAAACTGATTAAGGAATTCTAGTTAATCCTATTAGTTCTTGACGGGTTTTGAAAGAATGACTTTTCAAGGACAATGAGTCAGCAGTATTTACTTTTCTAATAGATCCTGTGTTTGTGGTAAAAGCAAGTGAATAACTTACAAGGCAATTTGTAAAATACATACGTACGGgtcaaattcttcttcttatcgtgtggattgtgaggtggaataccagcctcatcaaccctggtgtcagggctattattgagccgccaaatgcccctgacatgactgatgtaacgactacatacttacatcagtaagtagtaatcgggaccaacggcttaacgtgccttccgaagcacggatcatcttacttccagacaatcaggtgttcagcccgtaatgtcctaaccaaactaggaacacagagttatttttgtgatatgtccccaccgggattcgaacccgggcctccggattgtgagcctaacgctcaactattggaccacggaggccgcataTCACCTTCTTTATGAATTCGGTTAAAAAATAGGTGAGACTGTTAGGGACTACCTATTTTTCTAATACATATTAAGTAATTATCTGGTATGCGATGAAATAATTGACGTGGGTTAGTTTCGTAAAAACTCGAAATAGGCTCCACAGATATTGTTTAAACGGATCTTTGATGATTTAGATTCTCAATTGGAGCCGGTAGGTGGAGCAGCGATCGAGCTGTTTTTAAACACTATACTTATAATGGCGTTCGTGAACTTGTTACATTAAACCTATAATCTAATGCAAACTATAAGGTGATACGCTCTTTGCTCCACGTGATCTATTATAAAAGCAAAGCGTAAAAATTTATGTAGAATACCCGTGTACCTTTACTACAAGGCTCAGGTCAGAGCACAGACCAGAACACAACTAGACTCTATGTAACTAGGTAACTATGTACGTATGTGTAGATCGTCTGagtgatattggccccgattcctgcagacacatcataattttattttaagttatacctgtcattgtttaacttaaaataaaattatgttaatgtattcttatctgccgaaaaggaaagggacaactgttaattttaaaatgaatgaataacgtgggcgaataaaataggtatctggctcatatgcaacccatttgacgtgtgctgtcaacataattctgtcggattattgaccaatacaaaattttggaagggctttttaaatttctgcctaatatTGATGTGTGTACCATAGATTTTATGCATGTCAATTAGgtagtccctttctttttcagcggataagaaaatgacaggtacattttaaaattaaatttgatgGTGTGTATAGGAATCAGCATCAACATCCTCCGCGACGTATCCATCGACGGCGACCTTTGGATTTAGTTTCTTTGATGTGGGTCGCAAACCCAAACTTTGCCTTGAAGGTGCGGTTGCAGGCTGCACAGTTGGCCACTGTCATTGTAGGTGTAATTGTGGGTAGGCTTTGGATTTGGTTTCATAAATGTCACACCATCTTACAATATACTTACTCGTTTTAACGCCTTGGGCTGATGGCTTTCATAGCCTTCGGCAAGGTAACATCGGTGCTGACACAGTAGCCTTTGAAAAACAAGAAAGGCTATATTGGCAAATGCTGCGCTTTGACGTCTGGTTCAGTTGAGTTTTTCGTAGGTATCAATCAGTCAGACAAGAAGAGTTTTGAATGAACTCTAATTACCACGCTACCAATGTTACTACTTGGATGTGACATCACCTATTAGTCTATGCAGCTAGCTTATCTGTGGCGCAGTTCACATCCCAGTTTAATAGCAACTTACGGCTTACCTAAGTAATTATCTGGAAATAGGAATACCGGATGATATTGAGACCTAGATATGGCGCTTAGTTCCTCATGTTCCTATACTTGATTTCCTTCGCCGTTTTATATAAAAGAACTGTTGCGGGATCATTTTATTCAATAAGTGAAGAATATAAAAGTGTGCAGTGtcttgttttttatatatatatataatatattaaaataacaaatatgaaGGCTTTTGTGTTTTTGTGTATGGTTGTAGCAGCAGCGGCGGCGGGTGGACATGTAAGtattaataattgtttattaataatttaaacaaagttaacaataaaattgttatatcTGTTGTGTAACCGTGACATTTATTGTAAGAATAGGAACAAGATATATTCTCAAATCCataatttcttaattttttgtGCACAATATTGTCACTGTTTTTTTGAGCTGATAAAGGCATaaacatcattatcatcaatttaagagccacgctcttgtcggtgcagcattttccatgctacttttttagggaaaaatagggcagtggtttccttcttgccttccgcccaaatcAAAAAGCATAAAGGCATAAacatactatttaaaaaaaagacggCCTTAGTTTCAGTGCTATAGTTACAGTGTCTAGTGCCTTAGTTATAGTGTCTTACTAGAAAAGGCCCACGACTTAATCAGCGCAGACACATGTTTGGTATGACATACAAACTTATCCCATCTTACATTTCAGAAAGCAGAGCTCTCTCAATCTCAGAAGAATACCATCCGAGAGTACACAGCTGATTGCGTCAAAGAGACGGGAGTGAAACCCGAAGTTCTAGCCAACGCAAAGAAGGGTCAATTCGCCGATGACGAGGCACTAAAAAAGTTCACGCTCTGCTTCTTCCAGAAGACTGGGATACTGTCGAAAGATGCTAAATTAAACACCGATGTAGCTCTCTCCAAGTTACCCGCTGGAGTAGACAGGGCTGCTGTCGGGAAGGTTCTGGAAGAATGCAAGAAGAAGACAGGAAAGACCCACGCTGACACCGCGTTTGAAGTATTCAAGTGTTACCATAAAGCCACTCCCGTCCATCTAATCTAACAAGTTTTACTTAAACACCATTGCAATTGTTAAAAATGACCCTTGTTGTTAATATTAAGCAAACATtcttacctattatttattccttttttgaaattataaactttttatcacaattttttgttcttttattaAATGCGTAACGTTTTCGCTCGTAATCAATTGCCAATTCATGTAAAACATACTGTCCACACACAGAAATGTTTTACAACATATGTAtagcaaataaatattacacgaaAGATAAGATTCCATCAAGATATAAGTAATTTCTTTACGCAATGTTTGTGATATGAACATTGCTTGTATGCTCACTTATTTAATGGCCATCTAACATACATTTTCCTTATTGTCTGGACAAAGTTTGGTGTCAATAGGGTTAAAAATTAAAGCACTAAACCATATATTAAACTAGTGACTGGGTTATCCTCAATTATCTGCGGTATAAAAGGTGGAGGACTTTTCCTTTATTAGCGCATTCGAGTATAGCGGGTTTTAA
The Pectinophora gossypiella chromosome 2, ilPecGoss1.1, whole genome shotgun sequence genome window above contains:
- the LOC126377441 gene encoding general odorant-binding protein 56d-like, with amino-acid sequence MKAFVFLCMVVAAAAAGGHKAELSQSQKNTIREYTADCVKETGVKPEVLANAKKGQFADDEALKKFTLCFFQKTGILSKDAKLNTDVALSKLPAGVDRAAVGKVLEECKKKTGKTHADTAFEVFKCYHKATPVHLI